The Endozoicomonas sp. 4G DNA segment CCAGTACCGGATAAAGAGCACCCAGCTTCTCTTCGAGGGTATCTTTAATGGTGTCGACGACAACCTGTGTGCCTCGCTCAATTTCAATGTTGACCCAATCACCCGCTTTTTTATCGTTAAAAGTCGTGACTCTTCGGGTCTCGGGAATCAGCCAGATCTCAAAATAATCGTTCTTCTTGTCGACGTCCGATAAGGTTAAGCTGCAACCATTAATCGCTATATACCCTTTAGGGAAAATGTATTGCCCCCACTCCTTGCTGTGGGAAAACCGCATCCGACAGTTTCCCCCGGTCTCTTCTACTTCAAGAATTTGCGCCCTGAAGTCGACATGTCCAGACAAAGGGTGTCCCCCAATTTCCGCTCCGTCCATTGCTGCGCGTTCGACATTCACTGTCTGACCACTGACATGATGCCCCAACGTCGTTACCCGCAGGCTTTGTAGAATGACATCAAAGGTGGCACGAGTTGGGCTGACAATCTCTGTGACTGTCAGACAAACGCCGTCTACTGCAACACTGGCGCCTATATTCAACCCCTGGCAAAAACCTTCCGGAAACTCAATACCAAAGGTTCGGATACCATCGTGATCATCTACACGGCTAATGTTAGCCGTACCTTGAACAATGCCTGTAAACATACTATTTACTCCATTACTCTCGTGTCATTGGTTGAGTATTTTAATGCCTGCAGCATAAATATCATGCGAATTTGTCTCAAAGTGCTTTAATTCTTTCAGGCTACTGCAACGAGCGCCATATTCTGAAAATATTGAAACCCTTTTCTCGCTTAACTTGTGTCAACTCTTACAGGATCGGCCTGTTTTTCGATCCGATCCTGTTTTAATACCCAGAGAAAATACCTTAAACGATGAAATTTAACCCGATTGACCACCCTCATCGCCGCTATAATCCTCTTACAGGCGACTGGGTCCTGGTATCACCGCACCGGGCCAAGCGCCCGTGGCAGGGTCAGGTGGAAAAAACAGCGCCCGTTGAGCGTCAGGTACACG contains these protein-coding regions:
- a CDS encoding riboflavin synthase subunit alpha, translating into MFTGIVQGTANISRVDDHDGIRTFGIEFPEGFCQGLNIGASVAVDGVCLTVTEIVSPTRATFDVILQSLRVTTLGHHVSGQTVNVERAAMDGAEIGGHPLSGHVDFRAQILEVEETGGNCRMRFSHSKEWGQYIFPKGYIAINGCSLTLSDVDKKNDYFEIWLIPETRRVTTFNDKKAGDWVNIEIERGTQVVVDTIKDTLEEKLGALYPVLEALLEEKNINLTESLTSSVALLEDRGDLQDETGIVKAG